A part of Dreissena polymorpha isolate Duluth1 chromosome 13, UMN_Dpol_1.0, whole genome shotgun sequence genomic DNA contains:
- the LOC127854706 gene encoding uncharacterized protein LOC127854706: protein MMDDQANSRILRSDETFDVKSDCLFCANYAKSDKKKRGGDVWDVKTFDFQETIIKKCKERNDLWGISVLGRIEHIIDLPAADAVYHQTCNTNFRTGKDIPLKYRSNKRQKTSSKSPGRPVDKDQLLAFQEVVKYVESSEGKVISVSDLVQKMTELCGDKSYSTKHMKNKLIEHFGTDIVIGELDGKSDIITLKITASYIIHNFHKSQKNEASNERENILLTAAKLIKNDIQSMQYDKSFYPASENVKSIEDNLAFLPKSLLIFLNNIFVEKDCKLKIAVVGQAIMQACAPRNVICPLQLALGLQMHHQFSSRFLIDTLFQLGLCSSYGEVQKFEINAAASNSTLFKNYFPGQFMQFVADNVDHNSRTLDGLNTFHGMGIISCKTPGQKTSWNIPRTDANYSQLSDANIEIKYYKPSEASVPPIKFNELTEISPKNKNFFHSANLLIKSVWIARQTRPNCCGSYTLSEVVLPIPNGYDEFVH from the exons ATGATGGATGACCAGGCGAACAGCAGAATATTAAGATCGGACGAGACTTTTGATGTTAAGTCTGACTGCTTATTCTGTGCTAATTATGCTAAATCGGACAAAAAGAAAAGGGGAGGGGATGTATGGGATGTCAAAACTTTTGACTTTCAAGAAACTATAATAAAGAAATGTAAAGAAAGAAATGACCTTTGGGGTATATCAGTGCTTGGAAGAATTGAGCACATCATAGATCTGCCTGCTGCTGATGCAGTTTACCACCAGACATGTAATACAAACTTCCGGACTGGAAAAGACATACCTTTGAAATATCGTtcaaataaaagacaaaaaacaagTTCAAAAAGTCCAGGAAGGCCTGTTGATAAGGACCAATTGTTAGCGTTTCAAGAAGTTGTGAAATATGTAGAAAGTTCGGAAGGTAAAGTCATATCAGTGAGTGACCTCGTCCAAAAAATGACTGAACTCTGTGGTGACAAGTCTTACAGtacaaaacatatgaaaaacaaactgATAGAACACTTTGGTACTGATATTGTTATAGGAGAATTAGATGGTAAAAGTGACATTATAACCTTAAAGATTACAGCTTCATATATCATTCATAATTTTCACAAGAGTCAGAAAAATGAGGCATCAAATGAACGAGAAAATATCTTGTTAACAGCAGCTAAACTTATCAAAAATGACATCCAATCCATGCAGTATGATAAGTCGTTCTACCCAGCATCAGAAAATGTTAAATCAATTGAAGACAACTTAGCATTTTTGCCAAAGAGTTTACTGATATTTTTGAACAACATATTTGTTGAGAAAGATTGTAAGTTGAAAATCGCTGTTGTCGGGCAAGCAATAATGCAAGCTTGTGCCCCTAGAAATGTTATTTGTCCTTTGCAGTTAGCCTTAGGCTTACAAATGCATCACCAGTTTAGTTCGAGGTTCCTTATTGATACTTTGTTTCAATTAGGCCTATGCTCATCATATGGTGAAGTAcaaaagtttgaaatcaatgcaGCAGCTTCAAACTCAACATTGTTCAAAAATTACTTCCCTGGAcaattcatgcaatttgtagCAGACAATGTCGACCACAATTCGAGGACACTTGATGGACTGAATACTTTTCATGGAATGGGTATAATTTCTTGTAAAACCCCAGGGCAGAAGACCAGTTGGAATATACCAAGGACGGATGCCAACTATAGCCAGTTATCAGATGCCAACATTGAAATTAAGTATTACAAGCCATCCGAGGCTTCAGTCCCGCCCATCAAATTTAATGAACTGACTGAGATTTCCCCAAAGAATAAGAATTTCTTCCATTCTGCCAACTTGTTGATCAAATCTGTTTGGATTGCAAGACAGACAAGACCTAATTG CTGCGGGTCATACACACTATCTGAAGTCGTGCTACCTATACCTAATGGATATGATGAATTTGTCCACTGA